The Physeter macrocephalus isolate SW-GA unplaced genomic scaffold, ASM283717v5 random_7, whole genome shotgun sequence genome window below encodes:
- the FBXW9 gene encoding F-box/WD repeat-containing protein 9 isoform X3, protein MELPPGPRDDPCAWDDDSEPEPEPDPDAQAEAYVARVLSPPKLGLAPPRAPPLPAPAVSLGALEPRAASTGPAVTVPGLLSLPPELLLEICAYLDARLVLHVLPRVCHALRDLVRDHVTWRLRAQRRVRAPYPVVEEEDFDWPAACIELEQHLSRWAEDGRRAEYFCLADGHFASIDSVLLLQGWVWSLAALDHRVCSGSWDSTVKLWDMAADGQQFGEIKAKAAVLCLSYRPDILVTGTYDKKVTVYDPRVGPALLKSRRLHSSAVLALLADDRHIISGSEDHTLVVFDRRANSVLQRLQLDSYLLCMSYQEPQLWAGDNQGLLHVFANRDGCFQLVRSFDVGHRSQITGIKHSLGALYTTSTDKTIRVHVPTDPPRTICTRSHHNVLNGICAEGNLVVAASGGLSLEVWRLQA, encoded by the exons ATGGAGCTGCCTCCAGGGCCGCGCGATGATCCCTGCGCCTGGGATGATGActcggagccggagccggagcctgACCCCGACGCACAGGCCGAGGCTTACGTGGCCCGCGTGCTCAGTCCTCCGAAACTCGGGCTGGCACCCCCGCGCGCCCCTCCGCTGCCCGCGCCCGCTGTGTCTCTTGGCGCTCTGGAGCCGCGGGCCGCGTCCACGGGCCCGGCGGTGACGGTTCCGGGCCTGCTGAGCCTTCCTCCGGAGCTGCTTCTCGAGATATGCGCCTACCTGGACGCGCGCCTCGTGCTCCACGTCCTGCCGCGCGTGTGCCACGCGCTGCGCGACCTCGTGCGTGACCATGTCACCTGGAGGCTACGCGCGCAGCGCCGCGTACGCGCGCCCTACCCAGTGGTGGAAG AGGAGGACTTTGACTGGCCAGCAGCCTGCATTGAGCTGGAGCAGCACCTGTCGCGCTGGGCAGAGGATGGGCGCAGGGCTGAGTACTTTTGCCTGGCCGATGGGCACTTTGCTTCCATTGACTCAGTGCTGCTGCTCCAG GGCTGGGTGTGGTCACTGGCGGCGCTGGACCACCGAGTGTGCTCTGGTTCCTGGGACAGCACTGTGAAGCTCTGGGACATGGCGGCTGATGGGCAGCAGTTTGGCGAGATAAA GGCCAAGGCAGCTGTGCTGTGCCTGTCCTACCGGCCTGATATCCTGGTGACTGGCACCTATGACAAGAAGGTGACCGTCTACGACCCCAGAG TCGGCCCGGCCCTGCTGAAGAGCCGGCGGCTGCACTCAAGCGCGGTGCTGGCGCTGCTGGCGGACGACCGGCACATCATTTCAGGCAGCGAGGACCACACGCTGGTGGTGTTTGACCGCCGAGCCAACAGCGTCCTGCAGCGGCTGCAG CTGGACTCCTACCTGCTCTGCATGTCCTACCAGGAGCCTCAGCTCTGGGCCGGCGATAACCAGGGCCTGCTGCATGTCTTCGCCAACCGGGATGGCTGCTTCCAGCTCGTCCGG TCCTTTGATGTGGGCCACAGGTCTCAGATCACAGGGATCAAACACTCCCTGGGGGCCTTGTACACCACGTCCACCGACAAGACCATCCGG GTACACGTGCCCACAGACCCACCAAGGACCATCTGCACTCGAAGCCACCACAATGTGCTGAATGGG ATCTGCGCTGAGGGCAACCTGGTGGTGGCCGCCTCTGGGGGCCTGTCGCTGGAGGTCTGGAGGCTGCAGGCCTGA
- the WDR83OS gene encoding PAT complex subunit Asterix produces MGGVPAPAGRNGSARAEGVTLKAILRFHAGSRRKPPEAETPAAEEARLAMSANNMSDPRRPNKVLRYKPPPSECNPALDDPTPDYMNLLGMIFSMCGLMLKLKWCAWVAVYCSFISFANSRSSEDTKQMMSSFMLSISAVVMSYLQNPQPMTPPW; encoded by the exons ATGGGGGGAGTTCCAGCTCCCGCCGGGAGGAACGGAAGCGCGAGGGCTGAGGGTGTTACTCTAAAAGCCATCCTCCGTTTCCATGCCGGAAGCCGCCGGAAGCCGCCGGAAGCTGAGACTCCCGCAGCGGAAGAGGCGCGACTCGCTATGTCCGCGAACAATATGTCGGACCCACGGAGGCCCAACAAAGTGCTGAG GTACAAGCCCCCGCCGAGCGAGTGTAACCCAGCCTTGGATGACCCAACACCAGACTACATGAACCTGCTCGGCATGATCTTCAGCATGTGTGGCCTCATGCTcaag CTGAAGTGGTGCGCTTGGGTCGCTGTCTACTGCTCCTTCATCAGCTTTGCCAACTCCCGGAGCTCTGAGGACACTAAGCAGATGATGAGTAGCTTCAT GCTGTCCATCTCTGCCGTGGTGATGTCATATCTGCAGAACCCTCAGCCCATGACGCCCCCCTGGTGA
- the DHPS gene encoding deoxyhypusine synthase isoform X2, with the protein MEGPLEREAPAAALAAVLKHSSALPSETAQVRGYDFNRGVNYRALLEAFGTTGFQATNFGRAVQQVNAMVDVLVTTAGGVEEDLIKCLAPTYLGEFSLRGKELRENGINRIGNLLVPNDNYCKFEDWLMPILDQMVLEQNTEGVKWTPSKMIARLGKEINNPESVYYWAQKNHIPVLSPALTDGSLGDMIFFHSYKNPGLVLDIVEDLRLINTQAILAKRTGMIILGGGMVKHHIANANLMRNGADYAVYINTAQEFDGSDSGARPDEAVSWGKIRVDAQPVKVYADASLVFPLLVAETFAQKVDAFTPEKNED; encoded by the exons ATGGAGGGTCCCCTGGAGAGGGAGGCGCCAGCGGCGGCATTGGCCGCCGTGTTGAAGCACAGCTCGGCACTGCCGTCCGAGACCGCCCAGGTCCGGGGCTACGACTTCAACCGTGGCGTGAACTACCGCGCGCTGCTGGAGGCCTTCGGCACCACTGGTTTCCAGGCCACCAACTTCGGGCGCGCGGTACAGCAAGTCAACGCCATG GTGGACGTCTTGGTGACCACGGCTGGGGGTGTGGAGGAGGATCTCATCAAGTGCCTGGCGCCCACATACCTGGGCGAGTTCAGCCTCAGGGGGAAGGAGCTACGTGAGAACGGGATCAACAG GATCGGAAACCTGCTGGTGCCCAATGACAATTACTGCAAGTTTGAGGACTGGCTGATGCCCATTTTGGACCAGATGGTGCTGGAGCAGAACAcggag GGTGTGAAGTGGACGCCTTCCAAGATGATCGCCCGGCTTGGCAAGGAGATAAACAACCCAGAGTCAGTGTATTACTGGGCCCAGAAG AACCACATCCCTGTGTTGAGCCCGGCACTCACAGATGGCTCGCTGGGTGACATGATCTTTTTCCACTCCTATAAGAACCCAGGCCTGGTCCTGGACATCGTTGAAG ACCTGAGGCTCATCAACACACAGGCCATCTTGGCCAAGCGCACTGGGATGATCATCCTGGGCGGTGGCATGGTCAAGCACCACATTGCCAACGCCAACCTCATG CGGAATGGCGCTGACTACGCTGTCTACATCAACACAGCCCAGGAGTTTGATGGCTCTGACTCGGGCGCCCGGCCAGATGAAGCTGTCTCTTGGGGCAAGATCCGGGTGGACGCACAGCCTGTCAAG GTCTATGCTGACGCCTCCCTGGTCTTTCCGCTGCTCGTGGCTGAAACCTTTGCCCAGAAGGTAGATGCCTTCACGCCCGAGAAGAACGAGGACTGA
- the WDR83 gene encoding WD repeat domain-containing protein 83 — MEDNNKVTPKRGFPGQKVSVQATVRWRGREGGAMAFPEPKPRAPELPQKLLKTLDCGQRAVRAVRFNVDGNYCLTCGSDKTLKLWSPLRGTLLRTYSGHGYEVLDAAGSFDNSSLCSGGGDKAVVLWDVASGQVVRKFRGHAGKVNTVQFNEEATVILSGSIDSTIRCWDCRSRRPDPIQTLDEAKDGISSVKVSDHEVLAGSVDGRVRRYDLRMGQLFSDFVGSPITCTCFSRDGQCTLVSSLDSTLRLLDKDTGELLGEYTGHKNQEYKLDCCLSERDTHVVSCSEDGKVFFWDLVEGALALALPVGPSVVQSLAYHPTEPCLLTAMGGSIQCWREETYKAEGGTG; from the exons ATGGAGGACAATAATAAGGTTACACCAAAGCGTGGGTTCCCAGGGCAGAAAGTCTCAGTGCAGGCTACTGTACGGTGGCGAGGAAGGGAGGGCGGAGCAATGGCTTTCCCGGAGCCAAAACCGCGGGCCCCGGAGCTGCCTCAGAAACTGTTGAAGACGTTGGACTGCGGGCAGAGGGCGGTGCGAGCCGTGCGATTTAATG TGGATGGCAATTACTGTCTGACTTGCGGCAGCGACAAGACCCTGAAGCTGTGGAGCCCGCTGCGAGGGACGCTACTGCGGACGTACAGCGGCCACGGCTACGAGGTGCTGGACGCGGCAGG CTCCTTTGACAACAGCAGTCTCTGCTCCGGCGGCGGGGACAAGGCAGTGGTGCTGTGGGATGTGGCATCGGGGCAGGTCGTGCGCAAATTCCGGGGCCACGCGGGG AAGGTGAACACAGTGCAGTTTAATGAAGAGGCCACAGTTATCCTGTCTG GCTCTATCGATTCCACCATCCGCTGCTGGGACTGCCGCTCGCGGAGACCTGACCCCATACAGACGCTGGACGAAGCCAAGGATGGCATATCCAGCGTGAAGGTGTCAGACCATGAGGTCCTCGCAGG CTCTGTAGATGGCCGGGTAAGGCGCTATGACCTGAGGATGGGGCAACTCTTCTCAGACTTCGTGGGCA GCCCCATCACCTGCACCTGCTTCAGCCGGGACGGGCAGTGCACCCTGGTGTCCAGCCTGGACTCCACGTTGCGGCTTCTAGACAAGGACACAGGGGAGCTGCTGGGCGA GTACACGGGCCATAAGAACCAGGAGTACAAGCTGGACTGCTGCCTGAGCGAGCGCGACACGCACGTGGTCAGCTGCTCCGAGGACGGGAAGGTGTTCTTCTGGGACTTGGTGGAG GGTGCCCTGGCGCTGGCCCTGCCTGTAGGTCCCAGTGTGGTGCAGTCGCTGGCCTACCACCCCACGGAGCCCTGCCTGCTGACCGCCATGGGGGGCAGCATCCAGTGCTGGCGGGAAGAGACCTACAAGGCTGAGGGTGGCACAGGCTGA
- the GNG14 gene encoding putative guanine nucleotide-binding protein G(I)/G(S)/G(O) subunit gamma-14: MPGKVTTDSDTGQARWAVEQLQMGAGIDRVKVSEAAADLLQFCTEQAKSDPFLVGIPAASNPSKEKKPCAILWPWSRPQGPTHTLDPGERSRPLPHPYLLPTLQPMG, from the exons ATGCCCGGCAAGGTGACCACCGACAGCGACACCGGGCAGGCCCGCTGGGCCGTGGAACAGCTGCAGATGGGGGCGGGCATCGACCGTGTGAAG GTATCCGAGGCGGCCGCTGACCTGCTGCAGTTCTGCACGGAGCAGGCCAAGAGTGACCCCTTCCTCGTGGGCATCCCAGCTGCCAGCAACCCCTCCAAGGAGAAGAAGCCCTGCGCCATCCTGTGGCCCT GGTCACGGCCACAGGGGCCCACACACACCCTGGACCCTGGAGAGAGGAGCAGGCCCCTCCCGCACCCCTACCTGCTACCCACCCTCCAGCCTATGGGGTAG
- the DHPS gene encoding deoxyhypusine synthase isoform X1, with translation MEGPLEREAPAAALAAVLKHSSALPSETAQVRGYDFNRGVNYRALLEAFGTTGFQATNFGRAVQQVNAMIEKKLEPLAQDEDQHADLTQSCRPLTGCTIFLGYTSNLISSGIRETIRYLVQHNMVDVLVTTAGGVEEDLIKCLAPTYLGEFSLRGKELRENGINRIGNLLVPNDNYCKFEDWLMPILDQMVLEQNTEGVKWTPSKMIARLGKEINNPESVYYWAQKNHIPVLSPALTDGSLGDMIFFHSYKNPGLVLDIVEDLRLINTQAILAKRTGMIILGGGMVKHHIANANLMRNGADYAVYINTAQEFDGSDSGARPDEAVSWGKIRVDAQPVKVYADASLVFPLLVAETFAQKVDAFTPEKNED, from the exons ATGGAGGGTCCCCTGGAGAGGGAGGCGCCAGCGGCGGCATTGGCCGCCGTGTTGAAGCACAGCTCGGCACTGCCGTCCGAGACCGCCCAGGTCCGGGGCTACGACTTCAACCGTGGCGTGAACTACCGCGCGCTGCTGGAGGCCTTCGGCACCACTGGTTTCCAGGCCACCAACTTCGGGCGCGCGGTACAGCAAGTCAACGCCATG ATAGAGAAGAAACTAGAGCCGCTGGCTCAGGATGAAGACCAACATGCAGACTTGACCCAGAGCTGCCGCCCACTCACCGGCTGCACCATTTTTTTGGGCTACACATCCAACCTCATCAGTTCGGGCATCCGTGAGACCATCCGTTACCTCGTGCAGCACAACATG GTGGACGTCTTGGTGACCACGGCTGGGGGTGTGGAGGAGGATCTCATCAAGTGCCTGGCGCCCACATACCTGGGCGAGTTCAGCCTCAGGGGGAAGGAGCTACGTGAGAACGGGATCAACAG GATCGGAAACCTGCTGGTGCCCAATGACAATTACTGCAAGTTTGAGGACTGGCTGATGCCCATTTTGGACCAGATGGTGCTGGAGCAGAACAcggag GGTGTGAAGTGGACGCCTTCCAAGATGATCGCCCGGCTTGGCAAGGAGATAAACAACCCAGAGTCAGTGTATTACTGGGCCCAGAAG AACCACATCCCTGTGTTGAGCCCGGCACTCACAGATGGCTCGCTGGGTGACATGATCTTTTTCCACTCCTATAAGAACCCAGGCCTGGTCCTGGACATCGTTGAAG ACCTGAGGCTCATCAACACACAGGCCATCTTGGCCAAGCGCACTGGGATGATCATCCTGGGCGGTGGCATGGTCAAGCACCACATTGCCAACGCCAACCTCATG CGGAATGGCGCTGACTACGCTGTCTACATCAACACAGCCCAGGAGTTTGATGGCTCTGACTCGGGCGCCCGGCCAGATGAAGCTGTCTCTTGGGGCAAGATCCGGGTGGACGCACAGCCTGTCAAG GTCTATGCTGACGCCTCCCTGGTCTTTCCGCTGCTCGTGGCTGAAACCTTTGCCCAGAAGGTAGATGCCTTCACGCCCGAGAAGAACGAGGACTGA
- the FBXW9 gene encoding F-box/WD repeat-containing protein 9 isoform X1: MELPPGPRDDPCAWDDDSEPEPEPDPDAQAEAYVARVLSPPKLGLAPPRAPPLPAPAVSLGALEPRAASTGPAVTVPGLLSLPPELLLEICAYLDARLVLHVLPRVCHALRDLVRDHVTWRLRAQRRVRAPYPVVEEEDFDWPAACIELEQHLSRWAEDGRRAEYFCLADGHFASIDSVLLLQGGTLCLSGSRDRNVNLWDLQQLGVEPSRVLVKALGTQKNSTHKGWVWSLAALDHRVCSGSWDSTVKLWDMAADGQQFGEIKAKAAVLCLSYRPDILVTGTYDKKVTVYDPRVGPALLKSRRLHSSAVLALLADDRHIISGSEDHTLVVFDRRANSVLQRLQLDSYLLCMSYQEPQLWAGDNQGLLHVFANRDGCFQLVRSFDVGHRSQITGIKHSLGALYTTSTDKTIRVHVPTDPPRTICTRSHHNVLNGVRPCPVRPAWLLRAPLTPHVPALADLR, translated from the exons ATGGAGCTGCCTCCAGGGCCGCGCGATGATCCCTGCGCCTGGGATGATGActcggagccggagccggagcctgACCCCGACGCACAGGCCGAGGCTTACGTGGCCCGCGTGCTCAGTCCTCCGAAACTCGGGCTGGCACCCCCGCGCGCCCCTCCGCTGCCCGCGCCCGCTGTGTCTCTTGGCGCTCTGGAGCCGCGGGCCGCGTCCACGGGCCCGGCGGTGACGGTTCCGGGCCTGCTGAGCCTTCCTCCGGAGCTGCTTCTCGAGATATGCGCCTACCTGGACGCGCGCCTCGTGCTCCACGTCCTGCCGCGCGTGTGCCACGCGCTGCGCGACCTCGTGCGTGACCATGTCACCTGGAGGCTACGCGCGCAGCGCCGCGTACGCGCGCCCTACCCAGTGGTGGAAG AGGAGGACTTTGACTGGCCAGCAGCCTGCATTGAGCTGGAGCAGCACCTGTCGCGCTGGGCAGAGGATGGGCGCAGGGCTGAGTACTTTTGCCTGGCCGATGGGCACTTTGCTTCCATTGACTCAGTGCTGCTGCTCCAG GGTGGGACACTTTGCCTGTCAGGCTCCCGAGATCGCAATGTCAACCTGTGGGACCTGCAACAGCTGGGGGTGGAGCCCAGCCGGGTTCTGGTCAAGGCCCTGGGCACCCAGAAGAACAGCACTCACAAG GGCTGGGTGTGGTCACTGGCGGCGCTGGACCACCGAGTGTGCTCTGGTTCCTGGGACAGCACTGTGAAGCTCTGGGACATGGCGGCTGATGGGCAGCAGTTTGGCGAGATAAA GGCCAAGGCAGCTGTGCTGTGCCTGTCCTACCGGCCTGATATCCTGGTGACTGGCACCTATGACAAGAAGGTGACCGTCTACGACCCCAGAG TCGGCCCGGCCCTGCTGAAGAGCCGGCGGCTGCACTCAAGCGCGGTGCTGGCGCTGCTGGCGGACGACCGGCACATCATTTCAGGCAGCGAGGACCACACGCTGGTGGTGTTTGACCGCCGAGCCAACAGCGTCCTGCAGCGGCTGCAG CTGGACTCCTACCTGCTCTGCATGTCCTACCAGGAGCCTCAGCTCTGGGCCGGCGATAACCAGGGCCTGCTGCATGTCTTCGCCAACCGGGATGGCTGCTTCCAGCTCGTCCGG TCCTTTGATGTGGGCCACAGGTCTCAGATCACAGGGATCAAACACTCCCTGGGGGCCTTGTACACCACGTCCACCGACAAGACCATCCGG GTACACGTGCCCACAGACCCACCAAGGACCATCTGCACTCGAAGCCACCACAATGTGCTGAATGGGGTAAGGCCCTGTCCCGTGCGCCCTGCCTGGCTGCTCAGAGCACCCCTGACTCCTCATGTCCCCGCCCTTGCAGATCTGCGCTGA
- the FBXW9 gene encoding F-box/WD repeat-containing protein 9 isoform X2, translating to MELPPGPRDDPCAWDDDSEPEPEPDPDAQAEAYVARVLSPPKLGLAPPRAPPLPAPAVSLGALEPRAASTGPAVTVPGLLSLPPELLLEICAYLDARLVLHVLPRVCHALRDLVRDHVTWRLRAQRRVRAPYPVVEEEDFDWPAACIELEQHLSRWAEDGRRAEYFCLADGHFASIDSVLLLQGGTLCLSGSRDRNVNLWDLQQLGVEPSRVLVKALGTQKNSTHKGWVWSLAALDHRVCSGSWDSTVKLWDMAADGQQFGEIKAKAAVLCLSYRPDILVTGTYDKKVTVYDPRVGPALLKSRRLHSSAVLALLADDRHIISGSEDHTLVVFDRRANSVLQRLQLDSYLLCMSYQEPQLWAGDNQGLLHVFANRDGCFQLVRSFDVGHRSQITGIKHSLGALYTTSTDKTIRVHVPTDPPRTICTRSHHNVLNGICAEGNLVVAASGGLSLEVWRLQA from the exons ATGGAGCTGCCTCCAGGGCCGCGCGATGATCCCTGCGCCTGGGATGATGActcggagccggagccggagcctgACCCCGACGCACAGGCCGAGGCTTACGTGGCCCGCGTGCTCAGTCCTCCGAAACTCGGGCTGGCACCCCCGCGCGCCCCTCCGCTGCCCGCGCCCGCTGTGTCTCTTGGCGCTCTGGAGCCGCGGGCCGCGTCCACGGGCCCGGCGGTGACGGTTCCGGGCCTGCTGAGCCTTCCTCCGGAGCTGCTTCTCGAGATATGCGCCTACCTGGACGCGCGCCTCGTGCTCCACGTCCTGCCGCGCGTGTGCCACGCGCTGCGCGACCTCGTGCGTGACCATGTCACCTGGAGGCTACGCGCGCAGCGCCGCGTACGCGCGCCCTACCCAGTGGTGGAAG AGGAGGACTTTGACTGGCCAGCAGCCTGCATTGAGCTGGAGCAGCACCTGTCGCGCTGGGCAGAGGATGGGCGCAGGGCTGAGTACTTTTGCCTGGCCGATGGGCACTTTGCTTCCATTGACTCAGTGCTGCTGCTCCAG GGTGGGACACTTTGCCTGTCAGGCTCCCGAGATCGCAATGTCAACCTGTGGGACCTGCAACAGCTGGGGGTGGAGCCCAGCCGGGTTCTGGTCAAGGCCCTGGGCACCCAGAAGAACAGCACTCACAAG GGCTGGGTGTGGTCACTGGCGGCGCTGGACCACCGAGTGTGCTCTGGTTCCTGGGACAGCACTGTGAAGCTCTGGGACATGGCGGCTGATGGGCAGCAGTTTGGCGAGATAAA GGCCAAGGCAGCTGTGCTGTGCCTGTCCTACCGGCCTGATATCCTGGTGACTGGCACCTATGACAAGAAGGTGACCGTCTACGACCCCAGAG TCGGCCCGGCCCTGCTGAAGAGCCGGCGGCTGCACTCAAGCGCGGTGCTGGCGCTGCTGGCGGACGACCGGCACATCATTTCAGGCAGCGAGGACCACACGCTGGTGGTGTTTGACCGCCGAGCCAACAGCGTCCTGCAGCGGCTGCAG CTGGACTCCTACCTGCTCTGCATGTCCTACCAGGAGCCTCAGCTCTGGGCCGGCGATAACCAGGGCCTGCTGCATGTCTTCGCCAACCGGGATGGCTGCTTCCAGCTCGTCCGG TCCTTTGATGTGGGCCACAGGTCTCAGATCACAGGGATCAAACACTCCCTGGGGGCCTTGTACACCACGTCCACCGACAAGACCATCCGG GTACACGTGCCCACAGACCCACCAAGGACCATCTGCACTCGAAGCCACCACAATGTGCTGAATGGG ATCTGCGCTGAGGGCAACCTGGTGGTGGCCGCCTCTGGGGGCCTGTCGCTGGAGGTCTGGAGGCTGCAGGCCTGA